A window of the Arcobacter sp. F155 genome harbors these coding sequences:
- a CDS encoding hydrogenase small subunit: MIDSQEMVKKVFTQNSARIDTNKGDAYYNSLFEKAKSRLEALRKQPALKDVDMMEVVESEGVNRRDFMKWASATTATLMLPPMFTPLVAEATELMNRVPVVWIELQDCAGNSEAILRSATPTVDDLLFDVLSLEFHHTLQAASGHQAEHQLEDAIHTFKGKYLLFVEGSIPTAMNGQYGTIGPAGETFEENLKRLSKDAAAVVAVGTCATFGGIPAAAPNPTGAVGVMDIVKGKPIINIPACPANPANMVGVVLHYVLTGQVPELDSLLRPKFAFGYRIHDNCERRAHFDAGEFVEEWGDIGAENNWCLYKVGCKGPMTFNNCSIIRYNEGANWPIGVGRGCIGCSEPDFWDKYAYERPMADANIKAPTGGVEKTVDEFGLGLLTATSIGIGVHAVASAVAGKRTVHSEDEE, encoded by the coding sequence ATGATTGATTCTCAAGAGATGGTAAAAAAAGTTTTTACCCAAAATTCCGCTAGAATTGATACGAATAAAGGTGATGCTTATTATAATTCGCTTTTTGAAAAGGCAAAAAGTAGATTAGAAGCATTAAGAAAACAACCTGCACTTAAAGATGTAGATATGATGGAGGTTGTAGAGAGTGAAGGTGTAAACAGAAGAGATTTTATGAAGTGGGCAAGTGCTACAACTGCAACACTTATGTTACCTCCTATGTTTACTCCTTTAGTTGCCGAAGCAACAGAACTTATGAATAGAGTTCCTGTTGTATGGATTGAGCTTCAAGACTGTGCTGGTAACTCTGAAGCTATTTTAAGATCAGCTACACCTACAGTAGATGATTTACTTTTTGATGTACTTTCATTAGAATTCCACCATACTTTACAAGCTGCATCTGGTCATCAAGCTGAACATCAGTTAGAAGATGCAATTCACACTTTCAAGGGTAAGTATTTACTATTTGTCGAAGGTTCTATTCCTACAGCAATGAATGGTCAATATGGAACAATTGGACCTGCTGGTGAAACTTTTGAAGAGAACTTAAAAAGATTATCAAAAGATGCTGCTGCTGTTGTAGCTGTTGGTACATGTGCAACATTTGGTGGTATTCCTGCTGCTGCTCCAAACCCTACAGGTGCTGTTGGTGTTATGGATATTGTAAAAGGTAAGCCAATTATTAATATTCCTGCCTGTCCTGCAAATCCTGCAAATATGGTTGGTGTAGTTTTACATTATGTATTAACAGGTCAAGTTCCTGAGTTAGACTCTTTATTAAGACCTAAATTTGCATTTGGATATAGAATCCATGATAACTGTGAAAGAAGAGCACACTTTGATGCTGGTGAATTTGTAGAAGAGTGGGGTGATATTGGTGCTGAGAATAACTGGTGTCTTTACAAGGTTGGTTGTAAAGGTCCTATGACATTTAATAACTGTTCAATTATCAGATATAACGAAGGTGCAAACTGGCCAATTGGTGTTGGACGTGGTTGTATTGGTTGTTCAGAGCCAGACTTCTGGGATAAATATGCATATGAAAGACCAATGGCTGATGCAAATATCAAAGCTCCAACTGGTGGAGTAGAAAAAACTGTTGATGAGTTTGGTTTAGGATTATTAACAGCAACATCAATTGGTATTGGTGTACATGCAGTTGCAAGTGCAGTTGCAGGAAAAAGAACAGTTCATAGTGAAGATGAGGAATAA
- a CDS encoding Ni/Fe hydrogenase, giving the protein MNSKIKKPKIVWLQAITCNGNTHSLLSANANRLKLFLDSFDLVYHPSLTTDILLDDLLEKEEEIDFLLVEGAITSNKEFFQISDQTTSEVLKKLVLKSKYLIAVGSCASYGGVHKKFEQNSDIFGLEEALDKKDISSLVHPIVNLTGCPVHPEWILQTLFSLKEYKQMPLDEKGRPKEIYSYLAHHGCTRNEYFEWKVEAKSFGLKEGCLFYGQGCRGPMTHSNCNKILWNDVNTKTRAGMPCIGCTEFDFPRNNMLETKKNIGIPDEVPLGVSKRAYLSLAGVAKTFKIDRLNEKIIK; this is encoded by the coding sequence ATGAATAGTAAAATTAAAAAACCCAAAATTGTTTGGCTTCAAGCGATAACTTGTAATGGAAATACTCACTCACTTCTTAGTGCAAATGCAAATAGACTAAAACTATTTCTAGATAGTTTTGATTTAGTTTACCATCCTTCTTTAACTACTGATATTTTACTTGATGACTTACTAGAAAAAGAAGAAGAGATTGACTTTTTACTAGTTGAAGGTGCAATCACTTCAAATAAAGAGTTCTTTCAAATATCAGACCAAACTACAAGTGAAGTTCTTAAAAAGCTTGTTTTAAAATCAAAATATTTAATTGCTGTTGGCTCTTGTGCTTCTTATGGAGGAGTTCATAAAAAGTTTGAGCAAAATAGTGATATCTTTGGTTTAGAAGAAGCTTTAGATAAAAAAGATATTTCATCTTTAGTTCATCCTATTGTAAATCTTACAGGTTGTCCTGTTCATCCTGAATGGATACTTCAAACACTATTTTCTTTAAAAGAGTATAAACAAATGCCTTTAGATGAAAAAGGAAGACCTAAAGAGATTTACTCTTATTTAGCCCACCATGGATGTACTAGAAATGAGTATTTTGAGTGGAAAGTAGAAGCAAAATCTTTTGGATTAAAAGAAGGGTGTCTTTTTTATGGACAAGGGTGTCGAGGTCCTATGACTCACTCAAACTGTAATAAAATATTATGGAATGATGTAAATACAAAAACAAGGGCAGGAATGCCATGTATTGGTTGTACTGAGTTTGATTTTCCACGAAATAATATGCTTGAAACAAAAAAGAACATAGGTATTCCCGATGAAGTGCCATTAGGAGTTAGTAAAAGAGCATACCTTTCTTTAGCTGGTGTTGCAAAAACTTTCAAGATAGATAGATTAAATGAAAAGATAATTAAATGA
- a CDS encoding nickel-dependent hydrogenase large subunit, with amino-acid sequence MSKHVVIDPITRIEGHLRIEAVIDDNNVIQEAYSSSTMFRGIEEILKGRDPRDCGLLAMRICGVCTGTHYQRSIEAVEHAFDVTIPKNARLVRNLMQGGLYIHDHIVHFYHLHALDWVDITKALEADPKKTVEEAQKWAKLSGQRPWNASEDNYAAVQERVTKYVKQGRLGIFGNAYWGSKAYKLTPEQNLIGLSHYLDALELQREVAKAQAIFGGKNPHPQSIVVGGVTCVQDIKNPVRVAEFKDIIQKALKFTKQAYLPDVYMAGTMYADEALAGVGAGLGNFMSYGDFNLDDLPFYKASKLFPSGVVMNKDLSKVYELDQTKITEDVTHAWYEGTTNKHPYDGVTDPKYTGFREKKDGIAYLDTDNKYSWIKSPLYDDERMEVGPLARMVVGVAKGDERITKYVTKFLKNGNLPTKVLFSTVGRTAARAIETELMCEEVINWCDELAANVASGDLSTWTEFDFDKVAKDAQGFGMAEAPRGGLGHWVKIKDGKVVNYQAVVPSTWNAAPKDYKGRLGAYEASLVGTKVVNPDEPLEIIRTVHSFDPCIACAVHIVDTNGKELAVYKVDPVGGCRA; translated from the coding sequence ATGAGTAAACACGTAGTAATAGATCCAATAACAAGAATCGAAGGACATCTTAGAATTGAAGCTGTAATTGATGATAACAATGTTATTCAAGAAGCTTATAGTTCTTCAACGATGTTTAGAGGTATTGAAGAAATTTTAAAAGGTAGAGACCCTAGAGACTGTGGTCTTTTAGCTATGAGAATTTGTGGTGTATGTACAGGAACTCACTATCAAAGAAGTATTGAAGCTGTTGAACATGCATTTGATGTAACTATTCCAAAAAATGCAAGACTAGTAAGAAACCTTATGCAAGGTGGACTATATATTCACGATCATATTGTTCACTTCTATCACTTACATGCTCTTGATTGGGTAGATATTACAAAAGCTTTAGAAGCAGACCCAAAGAAAACTGTAGAAGAAGCACAAAAGTGGGCTAAACTTTCAGGTCAAAGACCATGGAATGCAAGTGAAGATAACTATGCAGCAGTTCAAGAAAGAGTTACAAAATATGTAAAACAAGGTAGACTTGGAATTTTTGGAAATGCATATTGGGGAAGTAAAGCATATAAATTAACTCCTGAGCAAAACCTAATTGGTCTTTCTCACTATTTAGATGCTTTAGAGTTACAAAGAGAAGTAGCAAAAGCTCAAGCTATTTTTGGTGGTAAAAACCCACACCCACAATCAATTGTAGTTGGTGGTGTAACTTGTGTTCAAGATATTAAAAACCCTGTAAGAGTTGCAGAGTTTAAAGATATCATTCAAAAAGCTCTTAAATTTACTAAGCAAGCATATTTACCAGATGTTTATATGGCTGGAACAATGTATGCTGATGAAGCACTTGCTGGTGTTGGTGCAGGTCTTGGTAACTTTATGTCATATGGTGACTTTAACTTAGATGATTTACCATTCTATAAAGCTTCAAAACTATTCCCTTCTGGTGTAGTTATGAACAAAGACTTATCAAAAGTATATGAATTAGACCAAACAAAAATTACAGAAGATGTAACTCATGCTTGGTATGAAGGTACAACAAATAAACACCCATATGATGGTGTTACAGATCCTAAGTATACTGGATTTAGAGAGAAAAAAGATGGTATTGCTTATTTAGATACTGACAACAAATACTCTTGGATTAAATCACCATTATATGATGATGAGAGAATGGAAGTAGGACCATTAGCAAGAATGGTTGTAGGTGTTGCAAAAGGTGATGAAAGAATTACTAAGTATGTAACTAAGTTCCTAAAAAATGGAAACCTACCAACAAAAGTTCTTTTCTCAACTGTAGGTAGAACAGCAGCACGTGCTATTGAAACTGAGTTAATGTGTGAAGAAGTTATTAACTGGTGTGATGAGTTAGCTGCAAATGTTGCAAGTGGTGATTTATCTACTTGGACTGAGTTTGATTTTGACAAAGTTGCAAAAGATGCTCAAGGTTTTGGTATGGCAGAAGCTCCAAGAGGTGGTTTAGGTCACTGGGTTAAAATCAAAGATGGAAAAGTTGTAAACTATCAAGCCGTTGTACCATCAACTTGGAATGCAGCACCAAAAGATTATAAAGGAAGATTAGGAGCTTATGAAGCTTCTTTAGTAGGAACTAAAGTTGTTAATCCTGATGAGCCTTTAGAAATTATTAGAACAGTACATAGTTTTGACCCTTGTATCGCTTGTGCAGTTCATATTGTAGATACAAATGGAAAAGAATTGGCAGTTTATAAAGTAGATCCTGTAGGAGGATGCCGTGCCTAA
- a CDS encoding TetR/AcrR family transcriptional regulator, which produces MSLKEEKKNSIIEKSLLLFSKKGFYNTTIPDIAKAMSMSVGNMYNYFKSKEELAKFAIKYSTNILANDLREINQMETSSKDKVFLFTRKYLENVQKSPEVIEYFLRVYLSNREVFNKDCEGFLCVSEFVTEVMILLDEGAAKNEFRQQDFFPAFAMIMGALGGFAFLAGEKVLEKDISTYSDDVAENIYRALKYED; this is translated from the coding sequence GTGTCTTTAAAAGAAGAAAAGAAAAATTCAATTATTGAAAAATCTTTACTACTGTTCTCTAAAAAAGGTTTTTATAATACAACAATTCCTGATATAGCAAAAGCTATGAGTATGAGTGTTGGAAATATGTATAACTATTTTAAATCAAAAGAAGAGTTAGCAAAGTTTGCTATTAAATACTCAACTAATATCCTAGCAAATGATTTAAGAGAAATTAATCAAATGGAAACTTCATCTAAAGATAAAGTATTTCTATTTACAAGAAAATATTTAGAAAATGTTCAAAAGTCACCAGAAGTAATTGAATATTTTTTAAGAGTTTACTTATCAAATAGAGAAGTTTTTAACAAAGATTGTGAAGGTTTTTTATGTGTAAGTGAATTTGTAACAGAGGTTATGATTTTACTTGATGAGGGAGCTGCTAAAAATGAGTTTAGACAGCAAGACTTTTTCCCAGCTTTTGCTATGATTATGGGAGCTTTAGGTGGCTTTGCTTTTCTTGCAGGAGAAAAGGTTTTAGAGAAAGATATTTCAACTTACTCTGATGATGTTGCTGAAAATATCTACAGAGCTTTAAAGTATGAAGATTAA
- a CDS encoding cytochrome b/b6 domain-containing protein, which produces MKRVERMTPIMRIIHWMNAICMIVAVATGLYIGYPYYQTLIADPAVDKYVMAWNRWGHFIAAIIFDVTAILIGYLYLFSRFEKPYKKILPTKKNFIEFCEVFFNLVTFNRRKKFDSTHSDSYNIMFFTLFHILLVFMLLTGLQLYVHGLASGHSSIGAWWPWMLHFATDWTLDVFGGNMGVRIAHHTAMYLILMWVMCHIYYQVWRTIFWREGDINIVFGGTKFVNKNIVNEKSEVEKKD; this is translated from the coding sequence ATGAAGCGGGTTGAAAGAATGACCCCAATCATGCGAATCATTCACTGGATGAATGCTATTTGTATGATTGTTGCGGTTGCAACCGGGCTATATATTGGATACCCATACTATCAAACATTAATTGCTGACCCAGCAGTTGATAAATATGTGATGGCATGGAATAGATGGGGGCACTTCATTGCTGCAATTATCTTTGATGTTACAGCAATCTTAATTGGGTATTTATATCTTTTCTCAAGGTTTGAAAAGCCATATAAGAAGATTTTACCTACTAAGAAAAACTTTATTGAGTTTTGTGAAGTGTTCTTTAACTTAGTTACATTTAATAGAAGAAAAAAGTTTGATTCAACACATAGTGATTCATATAACATTATGTTTTTTACTCTTTTTCATATTCTATTAGTGTTTATGCTTTTAACAGGACTTCAACTGTATGTTCATGGTTTAGCATCAGGACATAGTTCTATTGGTGCTTGGTGGCCTTGGATGTTGCATTTTGCGACAGATTGGACTTTAGATGTATTTGGTGGAAATATGGGAGTTAGAATTGCTCACCACACAGCTATGTATTTAATACTTATGTGGGTTATGTGTCATATTTATTATCAAGTATGGAGAACAATCTTCTGGAGAGAAGGGGACATCAATATTGTATTTGGTGGAACTAAATTTGTTAACAAAAATATTGTTAATGAAAAAAGTGAAGTAGAAAAAAAAGACTAA
- a CDS encoding HyaD/HybD family hydrogenase maturation endopeptidase translates to MKNIVVGVGNVLFKDEGVGIYASKFLQQNYKFDDSLEIIDGGTLGFKLMTYFQEYDNVIILDTVSVEDEPGSIYRLPSEVLLGMGQYRKTAHEVEIVEMLEICSVLDKHATVTILGIIPEDIEAVEIGLTSTLEEKFDGFISQAIQEIENIGVKVEKVDNKDLKTIAQELIGSYNGEHLTRIPNEEDTTWN, encoded by the coding sequence ATGAAAAATATTGTAGTTGGGGTTGGAAATGTACTGTTTAAAGACGAGGGAGTAGGTATTTATGCTTCAAAGTTTTTACAGCAAAATTATAAGTTTGATGATAGTTTAGAGATAATTGATGGTGGTACTTTAGGATTTAAATTAATGACATATTTTCAAGAGTATGATAATGTTATTATTTTAGATACTGTTTCAGTAGAAGATGAGCCAGGTTCTATTTATAGACTTCCTTCTGAGGTTTTACTTGGAATGGGGCAGTATAGAAAAACAGCTCATGAAGTAGAGATTGTAGAAATGCTTGAGATTTGTTCTGTTTTAGATAAGCATGCTACAGTTACTATTCTAGGTATTATTCCTGAAGATATTGAAGCTGTTGAAATAGGATTAACGTCTACTTTAGAAGAGAAGTTTGATGGATTTATTTCTCAAGCTATACAAGAGATTGAGAATATTGGTGTAAAAGTAGAAAAAGTTGACAATAAAGATTTGAAAACTATTGCACAAGAGTTAATTGGAAGTTATAATGGTGAACATTTAACAAGAATTCCTAACGAGGAAGATACAACATGGAACTAG
- a CDS encoding nickel-dependent hydrogenase large subunit, translating to MKTVDIVERIEGEAKLVCQWDKKKISDVKIQFLNFRGFEFILKDKPILDALVYTPRICGICGQAHLKATVEALENIYKNHNEELTLTNKAKLLREIGLNIEIIDSHIKWFYMFIMPDIVKFSQNSLDEYSPLKGKKWLESSSVASETIKSLAIIGGQWPHTSYMIPGGVISDPTLLDLVSMQNYMDQAIRFYEDSLVGIELDNYLDFKKSEDLYKVKGDLKDFITISFENEFEKIGKSYNRQLVLGDSLSFEKGKVNRKLIKNIDYENIEELSINSFDIDKSKVSKEAYTWSKTALYANNFYETGPLARAVVQNRSFVSDVHKHYKDSMFTRVLARMDELGFLLHKTKQLIKQIDINEESYIKPKVSLSDFKYGVGQGSVEACRGSLYHDVEIENGKISKYDVITPTVWNLGPGVDGKLSTSQKAIVGSDSLEKAKLILRSFDVCSVCTTH from the coding sequence ATGAAAACTGTAGATATAGTAGAAAGAATAGAGGGTGAAGCTAAATTAGTTTGCCAATGGGATAAGAAAAAAATATCAGATGTAAAAATACAGTTTTTAAATTTTAGAGGTTTTGAGTTTATACTAAAAGATAAGCCTATTTTAGATGCTTTAGTTTATACCCCTAGGATTTGTGGAATTTGTGGACAAGCCCACTTAAAAGCTACGGTTGAAGCATTAGAAAATATCTATAAAAATCATAATGAAGAATTAACTTTAACAAATAAAGCAAAACTTCTTAGAGAAATAGGTTTAAATATAGAAATTATTGATTCTCATATAAAATGGTTTTATATGTTTATTATGCCTGATATTGTTAAGTTTTCGCAAAATAGTTTAGATGAATACTCACCCTTAAAAGGTAAGAAATGGTTAGAATCTTCAAGTGTTGCTAGTGAAACTATTAAGTCTTTAGCAATTATAGGAGGGCAGTGGCCACATACTTCTTATATGATTCCAGGTGGAGTAATCTCTGACCCAACTTTATTAGATTTAGTATCAATGCAAAACTATATGGACCAAGCTATTAGATTTTATGAAGATAGTTTAGTTGGTATTGAACTTGATAATTATCTTGATTTTAAGAAGAGTGAAGATTTATATAAAGTGAAGGGTGATTTAAAAGACTTTATAACAATCTCCTTTGAAAACGAATTTGAAAAGATTGGTAAGTCATATAATAGACAATTAGTTTTAGGTGATTCTTTATCTTTTGAAAAAGGAAAAGTCAATAGAAAGCTAATTAAAAATATTGACTATGAAAACATTGAAGAACTAAGTATAAATAGTTTTGATATTGATAAATCAAAGGTTTCAAAAGAAGCATATACTTGGTCAAAGACTGCTCTTTATGCAAATAACTTTTATGAAACTGGACCACTAGCAAGAGCAGTTGTTCAAAATAGAAGCTTTGTAAGTGATGTTCATAAACACTATAAAGACTCAATGTTTACAAGAGTTTTAGCTCGTATGGATGAGTTAGGTTTTTTACTTCATAAAACAAAACAATTAATAAAACAAATAGATATAAACGAAGAGTCATATATTAAGCCAAAAGTTTCCCTTAGTGATTTTAAGTATGGAGTTGGACAAGGTTCTGTAGAAGCTTGCCGAGGTTCTTTATATCACGATGTAGAAATAGAAAATGGTAAAATCTCAAAATATGATGTAATAACACCTACTGTATGGAACTTAGGACCTGGTGTAGATGGGAAGTTATCTACTTCTCAAAAAGCAATAGTAGGAAGTGATTCATTAGAAAAAGCAAAATTAATTCTACGAAGTTTTGATGTTTGTTCGGTTTGTACAACACACTAA
- a CDS encoding bifunctional aconitate hydratase 2/2-methylisocitrate dehydratase — protein MSLLATYKAHTEERLNEGGLPPLALTAEQTAELVELLKANPVEEAEYCLELFKNKINPGVDDAAYVKAAFLNDIVQGNVTCSVISKTEAVEILGTMMGGFNVTPLIEALKVEEVAEIAATQLKNTILVYDAFNDVKDLMDAGNAKAKEVIESWANAEWFTNKPALEEEIKLTVYKIPGETNTDDLSPATVAFTRPDIPLHATAMLQSRMEKPLEKMEELRQKGNPLAYVGDVVGTGSSRKSGINSVQWHMGRDIPGVPNKRTGGVVIGSIIAPIFFNTAEDSGCLPIEAPVDNLETGDEIVVKPYAGQITKNGEVVSEFKLAPNTMTDEMRAGGRIPLIIGKGLTAKAREVLGLGASDMFLAPEQPADSGKGFSQAQKMVGRACGIEGVRPGMYVEPIATTVGSQDTTGPMTRDEIKELAALSFGADMVMQSFCHTAAYPKPADIKLRHTLPDFINSRGGVTLKPGDGVIHSWLNRLCLPDTVGTGGDSHTRFPIGISFPAGSGLIAFAGVTGMMPLTMPESVLVKFKGEMQPGITLRDLVNAIPYQAIQDGLLTVEKKGKKNIFAGKIIEIAGLPELKVEQAFELSDSAAERSAAACSVQLDKEPIIEYLNSNIALIEKMIEEGYEDSRTLQRRADKMKEWLKNPELLTPDADAEYAAVIEIDLNEITEPILACPNDPDDVDTLTNILADDNRIHKIDEVFVGSCMTNIGLFRALGEVLKGEGEVPTKLWVAPPTKMDEAQLTEEGYYATFAAAGARLEIPGCSLCMGNQAQVSEGAAVFSTSTRNFDNRLGKGSQVYLGSAEVAAVTALLGRLPSKEEYMEIVPKKITEQNKDGVYKYLNFNQVSKEHLTTLVTSR, from the coding sequence ATGAGTTTATTAGCTACTTATAAAGCGCATACTGAAGAAAGATTAAATGAAGGTGGATTACCACCATTAGCATTAACTGCTGAACAAACTGCAGAATTAGTTGAATTATTAAAAGCTAATCCAGTAGAAGAAGCAGAGTATTGCTTAGAATTATTTAAAAATAAAATTAACCCAGGTGTTGATGATGCTGCATATGTTAAAGCTGCATTTTTAAATGATATTGTACAAGGAAATGTTACATGTTCTGTTATTTCTAAGACTGAAGCTGTTGAGATTTTAGGAACAATGATGGGTGGGTTCAATGTTACTCCACTTATTGAAGCTCTTAAAGTTGAAGAAGTTGCAGAGATTGCTGCTACTCAACTAAAAAACACTATTTTAGTATATGATGCATTTAATGATGTAAAAGATTTAATGGATGCTGGAAATGCTAAAGCAAAAGAAGTTATTGAGTCATGGGCAAACGCTGAGTGGTTCACTAATAAACCAGCATTAGAAGAAGAAATCAAATTAACTGTTTACAAAATTCCAGGTGAAACAAATACAGATGATTTATCTCCTGCAACTGTTGCATTTACAAGACCTGATATTCCATTACACGCAACTGCAATGTTACAATCAAGAATGGAAAAACCATTAGAAAAAATGGAAGAATTAAGACAAAAAGGTAACCCATTAGCATACGTTGGTGATGTTGTTGGTACTGGTTCTTCAAGAAAATCAGGTATTAACTCTGTTCAATGGCACATGGGTAGAGATATTCCAGGTGTTCCAAATAAAAGAACAGGTGGTGTTGTAATTGGTTCTATTATTGCTCCAATTTTCTTCAATACTGCAGAAGATTCAGGATGTTTACCAATTGAAGCTCCAGTTGATAACTTAGAAACTGGTGATGAAATTGTTGTTAAGCCATACGCAGGACAAATCACTAAAAATGGTGAAGTAGTTTCTGAATTCAAATTAGCTCCAAACACAATGACTGACGAAATGAGAGCAGGTGGTAGAATTCCTTTAATTATTGGTAAAGGTTTAACTGCCAAAGCTAGAGAAGTATTAGGATTAGGTGCATCAGATATGTTCTTAGCTCCTGAGCAACCAGCTGATTCTGGAAAAGGTTTCTCTCAAGCACAAAAAATGGTTGGTAGAGCTTGTGGTATTGAAGGTGTTAGACCAGGTATGTACGTTGAGCCAATCGCTACAACTGTTGGATCTCAAGATACAACTGGACCAATGACAAGAGATGAGATTAAAGAGCTTGCAGCATTATCTTTTGGTGCTGATATGGTTATGCAATCATTCTGTCACACTGCAGCTTATCCAAAGCCAGCAGATATTAAATTAAGACATACTTTACCAGATTTCATCAACTCAAGAGGTGGTGTTACACTTAAGCCAGGTGACGGTGTTATTCACTCTTGGTTAAATAGATTATGTTTACCAGATACAGTAGGTACTGGTGGAGATTCTCATACTAGATTCCCAATTGGTATTTCATTCCCAGCTGGTTCTGGTCTTATTGCATTCGCAGGTGTTACTGGTATGATGCCATTAACTATGCCAGAGTCTGTATTAGTTAAATTCAAAGGTGAAATGCAACCAGGAATTACTTTAAGAGACTTAGTAAATGCTATTCCATACCAAGCTATTCAAGATGGTTTATTAACTGTTGAGAAAAAAGGTAAGAAAAATATCTTTGCTGGTAAAATTATTGAGATTGCTGGATTACCAGAGCTTAAAGTTGAGCAAGCATTCGAATTATCAGATTCAGCAGCAGAGAGATCAGCAGCAGCTTGTTCTGTACAATTAGATAAAGAACCAATTATTGAGTACTTAAACTCTAACATTGCTTTAATTGAAAAAATGATTGAAGAAGGTTATGAAGATTCTAGAACTCTTCAAAGAAGAGCTGACAAAATGAAAGAGTGGTTAAAAAATCCTGAGTTATTAACTCCAGATGCAGATGCAGAATATGCAGCAGTAATTGAAATTGATTTAAATGAAATCACTGAGCCAATCTTAGCTTGTCCAAATGATCCAGATGACGTTGATACTTTAACAAACATCTTAGCTGATGACAATAGAATTCACAAAATTGATGAAGTATTCGTTGGTTCTTGTATGACTAACATCGGATTATTTAGAGCACTTGGTGAAGTTCTTAAAGGTGAGGGTGAAGTTCCTACTAAATTATGGGTTGCTCCTCCAACAAAAATGGATGAAGCTCAATTAACTGAAGAGGGTTACTATGCTACATTTGCAGCAGCAGGTGCTAGATTAGAGATTCCAGGATGTTCTTTATGTATGGGTAACCAAGCACAAGTATCTGAAGGTGCAGCAGTATTCTCTACATCTACAAGAAACTTCGATAACAGACTTGGTAAAGGTTCTCAAGTTTATTTAGGATCTGCAGAAGTTGCAGCAGTTACAGCACTTCTTGGAAGACTTCCATCTAAAGAAGAGTACATGGAAATCGTACCTAAGAAAATTACTGAGCAAAACAAAGATGGAGTTTATAAATACTTAAACTTCAACCAAGTATCTAAAGAGCATTTAACTACATTAGTTACTTCTAGATAG